The window TCTACGCCATGGAAGTTAAGCGTTCCCTGCACTGTATATTTTTGAGGGCTGGCCGTAAGTTTTGATTTATCAAAGTTGATAATTTTCCCTTTGAAAGTTGTTTTTGGGTATTTTGCAGATTCAGCATAGCTTTCATTGAAATGCTCTTCCATTAATTTGGTCTTAAAATGAAAGTTTTTAACGTTTGAAACGGATGCCATTTCACCATTATCTGCATTCAGAATCACGACATTGTTGTCATCCTGAGCGAAAATATCATCAAACAGGGGAACTGAAGCTTCAAAAGTTACCTTCCCAGTTTTAGAGCTGTATTTTTGTGCGGAAGCGTATCCTGCAGAAAGTAGTAATACGCTTAATAATGCTAATTTTTTCATATCAATTATTTTAATTTTCATTTAATCCGTCAGCTTTCCATTTGATGAAAATATTGATCTGGGCGGCAGACAGAGATCCTCCCTGCGGCATTTTACCGGGGTCTCCGTTTGGTCTTTGTATACGGTCCAGAATTCCGTCTATATTATTTTTCACCTGATCATAGGTCACCAGGGGTTTAAAACTTCCTGCGGAATGACAGCCTACGCAGCTGTTATCCAGAATGGGTTTTACATCTGTGGTATATTTTACAGGTGCCGTAATGGGAGTATTGTCAGAAATCTCTTCATAAGTTCTGCTGTCACAAGCCATCAGTATAATTGCTGATGACAATATCAGTAAGGATGTTCGCTTTTTCATATTAAAAAACTCTATAAAGATTAAACCCAAAGAAAATATGTCCCTTTCCCCATCTTCCGGTAGCATTGGTAAGATATCCGATATCTGAATTTATCTGGGAGTTTGTAAGTAAAAGCTGGAAAACATGTCCCCCGGTTTCTATATCCACTCCCAATGATAAGGGGTTTTTATAAAAACTGTGATCATCGAAATTCACAAAATATTCTGCATTCACAGAAACTCTTTTTGAGATTTTGTAGCGTCCTCCCAACCCTGCCAGAAACTGATTTTTGTTTTCAATGGTAGGTTCGTAAAGGTTTTTATGAACGAAAGAAGGGGTAAGCTGTACGGAGAGCTTATCACTGAATCTTCTTGAAATCAATGCCTGTGTAAGATAAGAAAGCCTGTCACTGAACTTCAGATGGGGATAAGTATCTTTATCCAATTCAGTATTGGCGCCCATTACGTTGTACCCTACAATATCTACCGGAAAGTTTTCACTTTGTTTTACCAGTCTGTATTTCACCGCTCCTTCAAATGTTTTCATATTGGTTTCTCTGGAAAGGCTCACGGATACAGCGTCTGAAATACCGTAGATAACACCTAATTTGGTGGAAGCATGATCCAGACCAAAAAAATCTTTAAATCCTGCGCTTATATCACCAAATCGATGGGCAACGATAATATACCATTCTTTTTGGGCAGCTAGCTTTGTAGATTGACCTGTAACAATCTGGAGGGCTTTGAAGGCGGGCTGAGAGGTTTCTGTATTGGTTTTAACGGTATCAATATCTTTCAACAGGTCTTCCTGTGCAAAGACAAGACCTGAAGAAAATACTGACAAAAATAAGAGAGTTTTTGTCATATACAATTTGATTTAAATTATGATATAACAAACTTATCGAGTTCTCAATTCAAAAACAGGTGATAAAAGTCACCACTCAAATTGTTTTTATCAATGAGAGAAATAAACAATTCGAACAAATAAAATTAGACGATCCTAACATTTTCATTTACAGCTACTTTTATCCCTTCTTTGCTCTGAACAATTTCACCTTCACTTTCAATTTTTTTCAAAACCCGGCTTACCACTTCTCTTGAAGTTCCCAAACTGTTAGCAATTTCACGGTGGGTAATCTTAAGAGGATTGTTTCCTGTAGTTGAAATCTGCTGTTTAATATAGTTCAGAACCCTTTTATCCAGCCTGTGGAAAACAGCATCATTTACCATATTCATTACTTCTGAAAACCTACGGTCATATTCGTGATAAAAGAGTTTATTGATTTCCGGAAACTTAATGAGCCATTCATGCATAATAGAAACGGGAATAAGGATGGCTCTGGAATCTTCTTCTGCAATGGCATATACCCGGCTGATATAATCTGTAAGGATAGATGAAAAGGTCATCAGACAGCTGTCTTTCGGTTTGATGTAATAGTAGATGAGCTCTCTGCCATCATTAAGGGTAAAAACCTTGATAGAGCCTTTTATTAAAAAAGGAACAAATTTGTTTTTCTGACCTTCCCTTATGATTTCAGTTTTTGCTTTTATATCTATAGCAACAGCATGCTTTTCCAGCTCAGATAAAAAATCGGCACCTAGAAAGCCAAATTTACTTACGGCAAATGAATTATCAATCATATCTTATATTTTCTGCTTTTTCTCAAACAAAGATATAAAATTGATATATCGTTAGTATATTTTTTTACCTCATTAAAAAAAATTAACAATCTCCTAATTGATCTGCCGTACTTCTGTTTACTCATTAAAAATACCCTGATAGAGACCAGGGTATTTTAAGTTAAGAACTGTTTTATATGTGATAAACTGTTTTTAGAATCTGTATTTAACGTTGAATCCGTAAAAGAAGTAGGCTTTTCCGGGTCCCGGATTAAGATCTGTAGGAACAGTGTAATTACTTCCTTTATCTGAGTCATTGATATTATTTCCTAAGAACAGGAAGGTATAATTAATCTGGCTGGTAAGGTTATTCCCCATTACATATACATCAAGATCAAAATTATTGAAAGATTTTTTAAATCCTAATTTTGAATTAAGCAGCCCAAATCCTTTTACCAGGTTTGCATTATTAAAATCTGTGTACACATTTCCTAAATAATTATAAGTATTCACAAGATAAAAACCTGGTTTGGTAAAGATATCCAATCCTACAGCGTATTTATTTCTTGGGACTCCCACTACGGTTTTGTGATCATAGGTATCCTTTCTTCCTCCCACTATGGTTGTAAAGTCTTTATACTTCGCATCATAATAAGACAGGTTTACAAATGGAACAATTCTTTCAATAAAAGAATTTTCGGCTCTGTACTGATACCCTACACTGACTTCCAGTCCTGTATTTTTTTGACTTCCGGTATTAGTCCAATACGTTTGTCCCGGAGTGGTACTGTTAGGAATGACAAGCTGTGTAAGTTTATCAGAATAGTCGATTCTGAATGCAGAAATACGGTAATCTAATTTCGTATTCAGTAAAAGTCCGTGTACACTGAAGTCAACCATTCTTGCACGTTCGGGTTTTAAATCATCATTCGTAGTATTGGTAGCCGTAATAAATGAAGAGGCTGCGGTAGGAGAATTGTATCCTTCGCTGTAGCTCAGATTAAAAATCTGATGTTTCCATTCTTTCTGTAACGCAAAATGCGGGGTATAAGCCATGTCATATTTTTTATTGAATGACTGGTCTTTACGGCCGGCGATGAGATCTGGCAAGGCATAAAGATCTTTTCTGTCATAGTTGGTTCTATTCCCGCTGATCCCTGCCAATAGGGTAAGTCCCCAAGGTTTATACGTTAGATAATCAATGACAAAATAAGTGGATTGATTGTTATTGTATTTAAAATAAGAAGCTCCGGCCATTCCTGTTGTCTGTAAAGGTTCTGTTTCTGATCCGGTAAAGCGGTAACTTGAAGTCGTAGATACAGAATTCTGTATTTCAGCTCCGAAATCCAATCGGTTTTCAAAGTCTTTAAAATCGTTCTTTAATGTAAAAGTGGAACGTAATCCTACATTCGGAGCGCTCGTAATGCCATATGCTCCGGCCGAAACACTTTCCGTGTTTGCATTATAATAAAACAGGGTTGTATAGTTTCTTAAATTTGAAGTAAGACTTACCGTATTGCTCAATCCTACTCTTGTGGATTTTATTTTCGTCCCTGAATTTTTCCGGATATAGGCAGGATTTCCATTATCAATGCCTGCATAATAGTCATCGTAGGAAATCTGTCCTGAGGTATGTTCATAGGAATATGCCTGGCTTGCAAAGAAACTTAACTGGTCTTTTTTGCTTAATTTTACGGTACCGTTTATATTGAAAAAGTTTTTCAATCCTCCTCCATTCGGTCTGTACCCGTCTGTTTCAAGATGTCCGTATGCGGCACTTACTGAATAATTATCATCAGCAACATTCAACTGTGTTCTTGACTGAAAGGTCCTGAATGCTCCAAACATTGCATTTTCGGAAACGGATGCTCCTTTTGTAAAGTCCGGACGGGTATAGAAACGTACTGCACCTCCTACCCCTCCTCCATACATGGTAGCAGCAGGCCCTTTAATAACCTCAACGTTGGTTACGTAAGCAAAATCCACATCATCCAATACGGTAATTCCTTCGGCATTGGTCAAAGGCATATTGTTCCAGTAGGCTTTTACGCCCCAGTTATTAAATTTCTGATCATTTCCATAGCCTCTCAATACCAGCCTCTGCCCTCCGAAATTGGTTCGTTTGTCTACCTGAAGTCCAGGCATTGTAGATAAAGTCTGATCTATTGCGGCAGGATTATTTCTGTTCAGATCCTCTTCAGAAAGGGTTTCTACGGATTGTGCGTGTCTTTTGAATTCTGCACGCTCCTGTTTAATTTTTTTTCTTCCCAGAATATTGACCTCATCAATTGATCCTTCCTGTGTTTGCTGAGCATATGCAATTGTACAGCCTAACAAAGCTGCTATGCCTATATATTTTTTCATTATTTAAATTTGTTACCATTAATATTATATTCGCCTAATTGTAAAGTACATCTCCGGCGGAGGAAAAATAATGGTTAAATAATGGGTGTTTTCCAGTTCATGAGAATGCCTGGAAACGGTTTCTGAAAAACGATTTGAAAAAAAACTGAATTCTTTTGTTTCAAAAACGACAAAAGAGATATGGGTTTTAAACAGGCTTTTGTTGTGACCGGGTAGGTCTATCTGCAGCCGTAAGCATTTTTTTTTCGCTGCCAGCTTTTTGGAAAAGTCCAGCAGAGAATTGAGGATAATATCTTTTTTATCAATATAGCAGAAAATATATTTCTTTCCCTTGATCATACTGATTCTGATGATATCATATGAATATCCGTGGAGTGTAAACTCTTTTTCTTCTTTCCATTCCGCTTCTTCCAACTCTTTTTCTGTAAAACAGATGGTTTCTGACTTTCTGAAATTACCTTCTACAATACAGTATTGTGTTTTTTTATACAGCTCTCTTTTAACATGAGAAACTACAGAATACATCACATTGCTGAATAATATGATCACCGGAATGCACAGAAAAATAAAAAGTAGTTTTTTATTCAAAGAATGAAAGGTATTTAAGGAGCAGGTTCTTCAGATGACTCTACAGCAGTAAATTTTGAAATGCTTACTTTGTACAGTGTTGGTGATCCTTTTATGGTGTATTGTATCCAATTGTCTTTTGGATTTGTTTTTTGAGAAGCCGGATTTTCCACGGGGGCACCTGCCGGAAAATTATCAACCGTCACAGCGTCTTCATTATTTTTATAGGAAAGACTGCCTCTTACCGTTATTGCATTTCCTGTATTGCTTTGAACGAACGAAATGGTATTTCCTTCTGCCATGAATGTTTTTACGGTAATCACACTGTTAGTTTTCTTTTTCAGTTTAAGCGTATACACGGCCCCTCTTACGCCTGCCCTTCCTCCTGTCCATTCGGTCTTTTCTGCAGAGATTACAGATACTGTCTTATCCTGATACAAAGAGGATACCGGCATCCCGCAGGAAGCCAGCATCCAAAATATTATTAAATACAATTGATTATTCATTTTTTCTAATCATCATCACCTCCAGTACGTCCTAATACCAGGAAGTTTCCACTATATACGATTTCTCCTTTAGATTCGGCTTTCAGTATATAAGTTCCGGGTACCAATTTTTGTCCAAACTCTTCATCAGACTTTACATTTTTCTTACTGTATACCAGTCTGCCTGATCCATCAACAATGCTTATATCTACAGTGCTGTATTTATTCGTATCAAATCTCAGATGAGAAATTCCCTTAGACGGGTTTGGATAGATAATATTCACATCTTTTTTAGATTTTGTTTCTGTTGTGGCCAATGAAGTCACAGTATTCTGAGTTGTCCAGGCTCCTCTTCCGTAAGTGGAAACCAAAACAGTTTTAGTGGCGGGTCTGTAATCTAAATTGGTAATTCTCACATTTCCTATATTTCCTGTTACAGAAGCCCATTCAGGAGTTAGAGACAGGAAGTTGGTCGTACCCCATACGCCCATTTCTGTTCCCACCAGCACTTCATCCGGATTGTCCGGGTTTCTCAATACAGTTCTTACAGGCATGTCCGGAAGGTTACCTTCTTTATTCTGCCATGTAGTTCCGCCATCTGTGGAATAAAAAACACTGGTCAGGTTATAGTTGGAGAAAGTGGTGATAATTTCATTTTCATTTGCTCCAAATTCTATATCAGATACAGTTCCTGTTATCGGTGAAGTTAATAAGGCTGCCGCGTAAGATGTAGTGTTGGCATTTGTCACTTTAAAGATTCTTCCCAGGTTGGTCCCTACAAAGAGAGTGGTAGAAGCTGTAGTATAGGGAGATACTTTCATCCAGGAAATCTGCTCTCCGGTTTGTGCAGTTCCTACCGTGACTGTATTGTTGGTAAATGTTGTAGCCGTAGCAGAAAGTCCGGATGTTCTGAAAAGCGTAAGTCCGGAACGGTAAGAAAAGAAAACATCATTGATTCTGTCCAGCGCTATTTCGTTTACAAAGTGCCCTAAGCTTCTGTTAGCACTGGTAGTGATAAGGTTATATGAGTTATTTGTTAATAAATAGTGGTTGTTGTTTGTATAACTTGCAATTTCGTAGTTATCCTGATCATCATATTCCGTATACATTCCGTCTCCGCCTGTAGCAGCCTGGGCTGTAAGGAAATTATTGGCCTGCGGTACACCATACAGCCACCATGATCCGTTATCCTGGGCTCCTGCTAATAATTCTTCGTCAGCAGGTGTTTTTACAGGGTTCAGCATTCCAGAGTAAAACTGCGTTACATTATATCTGGTATTTCTTACCGAAAATCCGCCTACGGACCCTATCGTGGATTTGTTAGCGGCATAATAGATTCCTCCGTCATTTCCAAACAACATCTGTCCTGTTGCGTAGTTATTATAAGGATTGAATACAATTTCGTGCTGGTCCGCATGCACCTGTGAAACCTGCAAAGCAGCCATATTATTGTTATTGGACCACTTTGAGATCTGTGTCCAGTTTGCTCCTCCATTGGTAGATTTGTACAAATCAATACCGCCGATATACAGGGTATTATCGTCCTGAGGATCTGTTTCTATGATCATATCATAAAAAGACTGCTGCCTTGTAAAGTCATTAGCAGGAATACTTGTATCAGCTGCAGCAGGCAATGTCAAAACAGGAGCTGCATCATTGGTGGCCTGCCAGGTGGTCCCTCCGTCTGCTGATTTCGCAATTCTGATGGGCTCAGACGAACTGGCTCCCTGCATAAATGCATATATTTTATTGGCATCTGTTTTAGAAAGGGTAAAGTTTACTCTTGCACCGCTGCTGCCTACATTATACATCTGATTAAATGTATTTCCATCTGCAGATTTAAAGATTCTTCCTCCGGAATCTATGTTTGAAAACCGGGAAGATCTTGTAGAAACCCATACTGCATTATCTGCTCCTATTTCTATCTGCTGAATAGAGTATCCTGTTGTACTGGTAACACCGGTAGTGGTATTAAGCGCAAGCAGACTGTTGTTCTTAGTGAATGTCGCACCGCCATCAGTAGATTTATATAATCCTGCCTGGCTCAGTCCCTGCCATCCGTCATTGAAAGAAATTCCTACGTAAGAACCGCTTACTCCGGCATATACTTCTGAAACGCCGTTATTATTCCTTACTTTAATATCATTGATATAGAAATTACCATTTCTTACTCCAGAAGAAGAATAAGTTACCGGAATGGTGAAAATCTGCGTCCAGGTGGTTCCTCCGTTCGTTGATTTCCATATTCCCGACCCTACTGCATCACCGGTTGGCGCCTCTACTGTTCCTACATAAAAAATTTGTGGGTTATTAGGGTCATACGTAATACTTGAAACAGAGGTATTGGCCCAGAATGTACTTAATGGCTGCCACTCATTGGAGGCTACGGAAGGATCCTGATTTACCCAAAGACCTCCTGAAACACTTCCTGCAAATACTCTTTTACCTGTAGGATCATTGGGATCATACATGATCGCTCTTGTTCTTCCGCCTACACTGTATGGACCTCTTTCGATCCAGGGTTCGTTGACAATTTTACTTGTTGCGGAGGTATTTGGTCTGGAGATAAAAGACATAGGATGTGAGGCCTTGTATTTACCTGTTAAGATATCCTGGTTCACTTTTGCCAGTCCTTCGAAATTGGTTCTTCCTGTAACAGGATCCATTGTTCTTTTGTAATCCTCTTCATTGTATAAATTAGGAGGTATTCCTGCTGCTTTTGCAATTTTATGAGCTTTTTTCAGGTCTTTCTCATATTTAGCATACAGTTTCTGGAGCTGTTTTTGATTGTCCTTAAGCGTATTTTGCTCCTGTGCATACATATTGATGCAAAGCAAGGCTGCTGCAATAGGGTAAAGTTTCATTCCATTCAATTTTTTACAAATTTAACCAAGTAAAATGATATTTTTTAATTAATTTGAATTAATTATTATTAATTTATAACAAAAATTAACAAGAATATCACAAATTAAGATATTGATAATTATTTAAGGTATTTTGAAAAAAAAATTGCGAAATATAAAAAAAGTTCAAAAAAGGAACAGATTGGTGAATTATTTCTGAATCAGCTTTGAACAAAAAATGCCCTGATAAAATCAGGGCATTCTTATTTTATTGTAAAAGAAATCTTACGCTTGAACGTTGTTTCCTCCCAATACGAAAGGCTCAACTTCTTTGATTTCTCCGAACTGCTGCTCGTAGTTAGCGATGTTCTGCTGAAGAGCGCTTAATACTCTTTTAGCGTGAAGAGGAGCAAGAATAACTCTTGATCTTACTTTAGCCTGCTGAACACCTGGCATCAACTGAATAAAGTCTACTACAAATTCAGATGGAGAGTGGTTTACCAATGCAAGGTTAGCATAGATACCAGCAGCTACCATTTCGTTTAATTCGATGTTGATGTTTCCGTCTTGTGGATTTTGATTGTTGTCCATTGTTATAAATTATGTTTTTAAAATTCGAAATTTGAGATTGTGAAAATATAAAAATAAATTCAAATCCCAAATTTCAAAT of the Chryseobacterium aureum genome contains:
- a CDS encoding YceI family protein, translating into MKKLALLSVLLLSAGYASAQKYSSKTGKVTFEASVPLFDDIFAQDDNNVVILNADNGEMASVSNVKNFHFKTKLMEEHFNESYAESAKYPKTTFKGKIINFDKSKLTASPQKYTVQGTLNFHGVDKAVTSSATLYAKDGKIYMQGGFVARPVDYKVTIPKMVTKKVAENVNIEYNYVMVKQ
- a CDS encoding DUF5777 family beta-barrel protein, with amino-acid sequence MTKTLLFLSVFSSGLVFAQEDLLKDIDTVKTNTETSQPAFKALQIVTGQSTKLAAQKEWYIIVAHRFGDISAGFKDFFGLDHASTKLGVIYGISDAVSVSLSRETNMKTFEGAVKYRLVKQSENFPVDIVGYNVMGANTELDKDTYPHLKFSDRLSYLTQALISRRFSDKLSVQLTPSFVHKNLYEPTIENKNQFLAGLGGRYKISKRVSVNAEYFVNFDDHSFYKNPLSLGVDIETGGHVFQLLLTNSQINSDIGYLTNATGRWGKGHIFFGFNLYRVF
- a CDS encoding Crp/Fnr family transcriptional regulator, whose protein sequence is MIDNSFAVSKFGFLGADFLSELEKHAVAIDIKAKTEIIREGQKNKFVPFLIKGSIKVFTLNDGRELIYYYIKPKDSCLMTFSSILTDYISRVYAIAEEDSRAILIPVSIMHEWLIKFPEINKLFYHEYDRRFSEVMNMVNDAVFHRLDKRVLNYIKQQISTTGNNPLKITHREIANSLGTSREVVSRVLKKIESEGEIVQSKEGIKVAVNENVRIV
- a CDS encoding TonB-dependent receptor, producing the protein MKKYIGIAALLGCTIAYAQQTQEGSIDEVNILGRKKIKQERAEFKRHAQSVETLSEEDLNRNNPAAIDQTLSTMPGLQVDKRTNFGGQRLVLRGYGNDQKFNNWGVKAYWNNMPLTNAEGITVLDDVDFAYVTNVEVIKGPAATMYGGGVGGAVRFYTRPDFTKGASVSENAMFGAFRTFQSRTQLNVADDNYSVSAAYGHLETDGYRPNGGGLKNFFNINGTVKLSKKDQLSFFASQAYSYEHTSGQISYDDYYAGIDNGNPAYIRKNSGTKIKSTRVGLSNTVSLTSNLRNYTTLFYYNANTESVSAGAYGITSAPNVGLRSTFTLKNDFKDFENRLDFGAEIQNSVSTTSSYRFTGSETEPLQTTGMAGASYFKYNNNQSTYFVIDYLTYKPWGLTLLAGISGNRTNYDRKDLYALPDLIAGRKDQSFNKKYDMAYTPHFALQKEWKHQIFNLSYSEGYNSPTAASSFITATNTTNDDLKPERARMVDFSVHGLLLNTKLDYRISAFRIDYSDKLTQLVIPNSTTPGQTYWTNTGSQKNTGLEVSVGYQYRAENSFIERIVPFVNLSYYDAKYKDFTTIVGGRKDTYDHKTVVGVPRNKYAVGLDIFTKPGFYLVNTYNYLGNVYTDFNNANLVKGFGLLNSKLGFKKSFNNFDLDVYVMGNNLTSQINYTFLFLGNNINDSDKGSNYTVPTDLNPGPGKAYFFYGFNVKYRF
- a CDS encoding T9SS type A sorting domain-containing protein, which encodes MKLYPIAAALLCINMYAQEQNTLKDNQKQLQKLYAKYEKDLKKAHKIAKAAGIPPNLYNEEDYKRTMDPVTGRTNFEGLAKVNQDILTGKYKASHPMSFISRPNTSATSKIVNEPWIERGPYSVGGRTRAIMYDPNDPTGKRVFAGSVSGGLWVNQDPSVASNEWQPLSTFWANTSVSSITYDPNNPQIFYVGTVEAPTGDAVGSGIWKSTNGGTTWTQIFTIPVTYSSSGVRNGNFYINDIKVRNNNGVSEVYAGVSGSYVGISFNDGWQGLSQAGLYKSTDGGATFTKNNSLLALNTTTGVTSTTGYSIQQIEIGADNAVWVSTRSSRFSNIDSGGRIFKSADGNTFNQMYNVGSSGARVNFTLSKTDANKIYAFMQGASSSEPIRIAKSADGGTTWQATNDAAPVLTLPAAADTSIPANDFTRQQSFYDMIIETDPQDDNTLYIGGIDLYKSTNGGANWTQISKWSNNNNMAALQVSQVHADQHEIVFNPYNNYATGQMLFGNDGGIYYAANKSTIGSVGGFSVRNTRYNVTQFYSGMLNPVKTPADEELLAGAQDNGSWWLYGVPQANNFLTAQAATGGDGMYTEYDDQDNYEIASYTNNNHYLLTNNSYNLITTSANRSLGHFVNEIALDRINDVFFSYRSGLTLFRTSGLSATATTFTNNTVTVGTAQTGEQISWMKVSPYTTASTTLFVGTNLGRIFKVTNANTTSYAAALLTSPITGTVSDIEFGANENEIITTFSNYNLTSVFYSTDGGTTWQNKEGNLPDMPVRTVLRNPDNPDEVLVGTEMGVWGTTNFLSLTPEWASVTGNIGNVRITNLDYRPATKTVLVSTYGRGAWTTQNTVTSLATTETKSKKDVNIIYPNPSKGISHLRFDTNKYSTVDISIVDGSGRLVYSKKNVKSDEEFGQKLVPGTYILKAESKGEIVYSGNFLVLGRTGGDDD
- a CDS encoding DUF3467 domain-containing protein is translated as MDNNQNPQDGNINIELNEMVAAGIYANLALVNHSPSEFVVDFIQLMPGVQQAKVRSRVILAPLHAKRVLSALQQNIANYEQQFGEIKEVEPFVLGGNNVQA